One genomic window of Evansella cellulosilytica DSM 2522 includes the following:
- a CDS encoding YwpF-like family protein, whose amino-acid sequence MKTFKLCSLAMLFDNEELQDDKLYQGKDIPLVDGLIINKEEAEKNWLIEAVLTNEWKPFFDEYEANQQQFMTEVTITKKTNDPATLVCKVLHVHKLKEYISVHFEGVLVMKKDDLSDMLLKNLINEGYSGEALFKEFKKRKRDRGKAIQGILNTAYEQVKQKGFYDEEPS is encoded by the coding sequence TTGAAAACATTTAAACTCTGTTCACTTGCTATGCTTTTTGATAATGAAGAGCTGCAAGATGATAAGCTTTATCAAGGGAAAGATATTCCGTTAGTAGATGGATTAATTATAAATAAAGAAGAAGCCGAGAAAAACTGGCTTATTGAAGCAGTATTGACAAATGAGTGGAAGCCTTTTTTTGATGAATATGAAGCGAACCAACAGCAATTCATGACAGAGGTCACTATTACTAAGAAAACAAACGATCCTGCAACACTCGTCTGCAAAGTACTTCACGTTCATAAATTAAAAGAGTATATATCCGTTCATTTTGAAGGTGTTTTAGTAATGAAAAAGGATGATTTATCAGATATGCTCCTAAAAAATTTAATTAATGAAGGGTATTCTGGTGAAGCATTATTTAAGGAATTCAAAAAAAGGAAAAGAGATCGTGGAAAAGCAATTCAAGGTATTTTGAATACTGCATATGAGCAAGTGAAGCAAAAAGGTTTTTATGATGAAGAACCATCTTAA
- a CDS encoding GNAT family N-acetyltransferase, translating into MKHANKTNITIVKYEPTHAKAVAKMWNESSEGWGGHSEVKTEEEVRIQEENSTNIITYIAFDGDEAVGYCGLSEYREDVGSLYVPLLNVRTDYHGKKIGKQLLLKALEETIDRGWPRLDLNTWPGNTKAVPLYKKCGFFWENRDDSVHLMNFLPTVLNIPAFTSFFNKTNWYEHSVRAIEVEPDGRKEGDFELYDYFWKHEGDSLHVAIEKTGRGICEVKTNEYAISMHLDSHKVIYGKGYPVRFRINNYTRKPLHIKLAGINQDNIEFPMFVQSEVSNSDVLEGSFILSETNKLQSSKKTHPTITANVWINDQELILKTGILPIAPVKCIGKTTGTFSILNREQLAYIELENNCNSDVTLFFRLNNHEGVTFGQERWQVDLTAHQRTTIPIPYTLSRATFYNENIAMTMVDNNNNISFSQQLTFPFHSPGFPLHGECLEYYHLFHGFTHISIKKETNELLYERGQKNSSEYTFHYPKLGKPFSEEFSIASPIDVKFYVKAHCVGVVLTYESRDFPHVFLHREVELTGDGIMSQQYVIENKGDKALKNLQLNYAHSFSLEDAHIPYDGQIVYIPGTLHSEVIYWEDKKLTENWLLSHAGNKHSALIWEEHVPIHFQHWHHQYFEECFPEIDSGKRVKSQKMWFGQQIFSSVDEVREFANQKSKIITTNEEPLSFSIKGSPIIKNEAIVTFQPFVKKNVDLDLTILSNEGNFAHSITRSKSEPLSAFNVHIPVKSENVMSVQLKGTLSSQHVDKQLVLFQETTTSVKTEEKVVDGHHTYEISNDIFTLKSAPSFFPSFYSLTDSETEWLASSFPTPISKSWWNPWVGGLSFGIEYLLQRKMLDLPSKAKFVTVFDQYSEEWTGIQITTIVEDHPKYEGLTFHQFAVTRPGIPVLAFFTLLEQNVGKHFYGTIERTYFNLSQGEKIGDLTIHVNDQESQAFQHHAHEVDLYHLKDALFERKGIKNKLHFIPNKSIEDVATYMNKEVILGAAEQPLYTKNGETEITEPHFFVLSEHTYKLGDYHSLRSLRFTIERKSSSENN; encoded by the coding sequence ATGAAACATGCTAACAAAACAAACATTACTATTGTCAAATATGAACCAACACATGCGAAGGCTGTTGCAAAAATGTGGAATGAAAGCAGTGAGGGATGGGGGGGACATTCAGAGGTTAAAACAGAAGAGGAAGTTCGTATTCAAGAGGAGAACTCCACTAATATAATTACCTATATTGCTTTTGACGGTGATGAGGCTGTTGGTTACTGTGGATTATCGGAATATCGTGAAGATGTAGGCTCTCTGTATGTTCCTTTATTAAATGTAAGAACAGATTACCATGGTAAAAAAATTGGAAAGCAATTACTACTTAAGGCGTTAGAAGAAACCATCGATCGTGGGTGGCCACGCCTTGACTTAAATACGTGGCCGGGCAATACAAAAGCGGTACCACTTTATAAAAAGTGTGGTTTCTTTTGGGAAAATAGAGATGATTCTGTCCACTTAATGAATTTTTTACCAACAGTATTAAATATTCCTGCATTTACTTCATTTTTCAATAAGACAAATTGGTATGAGCATAGTGTTCGTGCAATAGAAGTTGAGCCCGACGGTAGAAAAGAAGGCGATTTTGAGCTGTACGATTACTTCTGGAAACATGAGGGAGATTCTCTACATGTCGCAATTGAAAAAACAGGGCGAGGCATTTGTGAAGTCAAGACAAACGAGTATGCGATTTCTATGCACTTAGATAGCCACAAAGTTATTTACGGGAAAGGGTATCCTGTCAGATTTCGAATAAATAATTATACTAGAAAGCCATTACATATAAAACTAGCAGGAATCAATCAAGATAATATCGAGTTTCCAATGTTCGTACAATCGGAAGTTTCAAACTCCGATGTATTAGAGGGCTCTTTTATCTTGTCGGAAACGAATAAGTTACAAAGCTCAAAAAAAACACACCCAACAATTACCGCTAATGTGTGGATTAATGATCAAGAGCTTATATTAAAAACGGGAATTCTACCTATCGCACCAGTAAAGTGTATTGGAAAAACAACTGGAACATTCAGTATATTAAACAGAGAGCAATTAGCGTATATTGAGCTTGAAAATAACTGTAATAGTGATGTGACGCTATTTTTCCGATTAAATAATCATGAAGGAGTGACTTTTGGTCAAGAAAGATGGCAAGTCGACCTTACAGCACACCAAAGAACAACCATTCCTATTCCATATACGCTTTCGAGAGCAACATTTTATAATGAAAATATTGCAATGACAATGGTAGATAACAATAATAATATTTCTTTTAGTCAGCAGCTCACTTTCCCATTTCATTCACCAGGCTTTCCGTTACATGGGGAATGTTTAGAATACTATCATTTGTTTCATGGTTTTACTCATATTTCTATCAAGAAAGAGACGAACGAGCTGTTGTACGAGCGTGGGCAAAAAAATAGTAGCGAATATACATTTCATTACCCTAAACTTGGTAAGCCTTTCTCAGAGGAATTTTCTATTGCATCACCAATCGATGTGAAGTTTTATGTGAAAGCGCATTGTGTAGGGGTAGTATTAACATATGAATCAAGAGATTTTCCTCACGTGTTTCTTCACCGAGAAGTGGAACTAACTGGCGATGGCATAATGAGTCAGCAATATGTGATCGAAAATAAAGGGGATAAAGCTTTAAAAAACCTGCAATTAAATTATGCCCATTCGTTCTCCTTAGAGGATGCACACATTCCCTACGATGGACAAATCGTTTATATACCTGGTACGTTGCATAGTGAGGTTATTTATTGGGAAGACAAGAAATTGACCGAAAATTGGCTGCTGTCACATGCAGGAAATAAACATTCTGCACTCATTTGGGAAGAACATGTTCCTATTCACTTTCAGCATTGGCATCATCAATATTTTGAAGAATGTTTTCCTGAGATCGATTCAGGAAAACGAGTGAAGTCACAAAAGATGTGGTTTGGACAGCAAATATTTTCGTCAGTAGATGAAGTGAGAGAATTTGCGAATCAAAAATCGAAAATCATTACTACAAATGAAGAACCATTAAGCTTTTCGATAAAGGGTTCTCCAATTATCAAAAATGAAGCAATAGTAACGTTTCAACCATTCGTAAAAAAGAATGTGGACCTTGATCTAACAATTCTAAGTAATGAGGGTAATTTTGCGCATTCCATTACACGCTCAAAATCCGAGCCTTTATCGGCCTTTAATGTTCATATACCTGTTAAATCGGAAAATGTGATGTCTGTTCAATTAAAAGGAACATTATCATCACAGCATGTTGATAAACAATTAGTTTTGTTTCAAGAAACAACTACCTCTGTAAAAACAGAGGAAAAAGTGGTCGATGGACATCATACGTATGAAATTTCTAATGATATTTTCACACTTAAATCAGCACCAAGCTTTTTCCCAAGTTTTTATTCTTTGACTGATTCGGAAACAGAGTGGTTGGCTTCTTCTTTTCCAACCCCTATTTCAAAGTCATGGTGGAATCCTTGGGTAGGTGGATTAAGCTTTGGAATTGAGTATTTACTGCAAAGGAAAATGCTTGATCTCCCTTCGAAAGCAAAATTTGTAACCGTTTTTGATCAGTATAGTGAAGAGTGGACTGGGATTCAGATCACTACGATTGTGGAAGATCATCCTAAATATGAGGGATTAACGTTCCACCAATTTGCGGTAACTAGACCTGGTATACCAGTACTTGCTTTTTTCACCCTTTTAGAACAAAATGTTGGAAAGCATTTCTATGGTACGATTGAAAGAACGTATTTTAATTTATCTCAAGGAGAAAAAATAGGTGACCTTACTATTCATGTAAATGACCAAGAATCGCAAGCTTTTCAGCATCATGCTCATGAGGTTGATCTATATCATTTAAAAGATGCTTTATTCGAACGGAAGGGGATAAAAAACAAGCTTCACTTTATTCCGAATAAAAGTATAGAGGATGTAGCCACCTACATGAACAAAGAGGTAATTTTAGGGGCGGCAGAACAGCCATTGTACACTAAAAACGGTGAAACTGAAATAACCGAACCGCATTTTTTTGTTTTATCAGAGCACACTTATAAACTAGGCGATTATCACTCTTTACGCTCATTAAGGTTTACTATAGAAAGGAAGAGTTCGAGTGAAAATAATTGA
- a CDS encoding amidohydrolase family protein, whose translation MKIIDAHIHLSHIESFQYTAKKLSHLDYSLRGLTKEMEENNVVLSIGMGLRELEGGEGFPDSKPPTPMALDMLKTPDKRVVHCAGVNPYRLGKMELYQLEKQLLQPEVVGIKIYLGYYPFYAYDSVYDPVYKLAKDYQVPVVFHTGDTYSERGLLKYAHPLTLDEVAVRHRDVTFVMAHFGDPWMLDAAEVVYKNRNMFADLSGLIVGDNKEVTRIMNTPHFFDHFKHALAFCDHYDKLLFGTDWPLVRMEPYIKFVKHYIPSAAWDDVFYKTALRVFPKIKSRIQEL comes from the coding sequence GTGAAAATAATTGATGCCCATATACATTTATCACATATTGAGTCTTTTCAGTATACTGCCAAAAAATTATCACACTTAGATTATTCCTTGCGAGGATTAACGAAAGAAATGGAAGAAAATAATGTGGTTTTAAGTATTGGAATGGGGCTAAGGGAATTGGAAGGTGGAGAAGGATTTCCAGATAGTAAGCCCCCCACACCAATGGCTTTAGATATGTTAAAAACACCAGATAAGAGAGTCGTTCATTGCGCAGGTGTTAATCCTTATCGCCTCGGAAAAATGGAATTATATCAATTAGAAAAGCAGCTTTTACAGCCGGAGGTCGTCGGTATAAAAATATATTTAGGTTATTACCCTTTTTATGCTTACGATTCTGTTTATGACCCTGTTTATAAACTTGCGAAAGATTATCAAGTTCCTGTCGTTTTTCATACTGGTGATACATATTCTGAGCGCGGATTGTTAAAGTACGCACATCCGTTAACGCTAGATGAGGTTGCTGTGAGACATCGTGATGTCACGTTCGTTATGGCTCATTTTGGTGATCCCTGGATGCTTGATGCCGCAGAGGTTGTATATAAAAATCGTAACATGTTTGCTGATTTGTCAGGGCTGATTGTAGGGGATAACAAAGAAGTCACGCGTATCATGAATACCCCTCACTTTTTTGATCACTTCAAGCATGCACTTGCATTTTGTGATCACTATGACAAGTTGTTATTTGGAACGGATTGGCCATTAGTGCGTATGGAACCTTACATCAAATTTGTGAAACACTACATTCCTTCAGCAGCTTGGGACGATGTTTTTTATAAAACTGCTCTCCGCGTGTTTCCTAAAATCAAAAGTAGAATTCAGGAATTGTAG
- the ric gene encoding iron-sulfur cluster repair di-iron protein, with product METVFTRDTKVRDIVIRVPRSDELFKTHKIDFCCGGNRPIHEAIEEKGLDEASILTSLQSLYDQAVDMKALDEEDWTSAPYSILIDHVIHRHHRYLVEELPDLSFYVTKIFRVHGDSHPELAELHRLYHSLKTELEHHMVKEEQFVFPAIRQYDESNMETDRSAALSKIDELEAEHEEAGNLLKQMRQVTSDFTLPEGACTTYKMTFQRLEQLESDMFQHVHLENNIMFPRLAGEA from the coding sequence ATGGAAACAGTTTTTACACGAGACACTAAAGTAAGAGATATCGTTATTCGTGTCCCACGCTCAGACGAACTATTTAAAACACATAAAATTGACTTTTGCTGTGGCGGTAATCGCCCCATCCACGAAGCAATTGAAGAAAAAGGACTAGATGAAGCTTCAATTTTGACATCTCTGCAAAGCCTATATGATCAAGCAGTTGATATGAAGGCACTAGATGAAGAAGATTGGACTTCTGCCCCTTATTCGATTTTAATAGATCATGTGATTCACCGACACCACCGTTATCTCGTGGAGGAGTTGCCCGACTTAAGCTTTTATGTAACAAAGATTTTTAGAGTTCACGGTGATAGTCACCCAGAATTAGCAGAGCTTCACCGTTTGTATCACAGCTTAAAAACAGAGCTTGAGCATCACATGGTGAAAGAAGAACAATTTGTTTTCCCTGCTATTCGCCAATATGATGAGAGCAATATGGAAACTGACCGGAGTGCGGCTTTAAGCAAAATTGATGAGCTTGAAGCTGAGCACGAAGAAGCTGGTAACTTGTTAAAACAAATGCGCCAAGTCACTTCTGATTTTACCTTACCAGAAGGGGCTTGTACAACATACAAAATGACCTTCCAACGGCTAGAACAACTAGAGTCAGACATGTTCCAGCACGTTCATCTAGAAAATAATATTATGTTCCCTCGTTTGGCTGGAGAAGCATAG
- a CDS encoding peptidylprolyl isomerase — protein sequence MNETVADNEIEAIIHTNMGEIQIKLFPEHAPKTVENFVTLSEDGYYDGVIFHRVIDNFMIQGGDPTGTGAGGESAFGGTFEDEFSPALAHFRGALSMANIGEPNTNRSQFFIVQADNSEVEEYLDYLKGQGGVFPEEVVDFYTEVGGTPHLDNGHTVFGHVIGGMDIVDTIAGVPTGVNNRPLEDVIIEMIEINQ from the coding sequence ATGAATGAAACGGTTGCTGATAATGAAATAGAGGCAATTATACATACGAACATGGGAGAGATTCAGATCAAGTTATTTCCGGAGCATGCACCGAAAACGGTAGAAAACTTTGTCACTTTAAGTGAGGACGGCTATTATGACGGTGTTATTTTTCACCGAGTCATTGATAATTTCATGATTCAAGGCGGAGACCCTACAGGCACTGGCGCTGGAGGAGAAAGCGCATTCGGTGGCACATTTGAAGACGAATTTTCACCGGCATTAGCACACTTCCGCGGGGCTCTTTCAATGGCGAACATAGGGGAGCCAAATACAAATAGAAGTCAGTTCTTTATTGTCCAAGCGGATAACTCTGAAGTCGAAGAGTATTTAGATTATTTAAAAGGGCAAGGGGGAGTATTCCCTGAAGAAGTAGTGGACTTTTATACTGAAGTAGGAGGCACACCACATTTAGACAATGGTCACACAGTTTTTGGTCACGTCATTGGGGGAATGGACATTGTTGATACAATTGCTGGGGTACCTACAGGAGTGAATAACCGTCCGTTAGAAGATGTAATAATAGAAATGATAGAAATAAATCAATAA
- a CDS encoding chemotaxis protein: MEDRKGILLESGTNELEIILFHIAHGTFGINVLKVKEIIKPLALTTMPHSHPNVEGIIRLRNEVIPVIDLAKAVGYPKSEDPEQDKLIITELNKMKVAFHVHAVSNIKRVSWEEIEKPTQLSQGLKEDTIGIIKMKDEETVLLLDYEKIIYDIIPGSRMSSAKLAGLEKKDRSKKNVLIAEDSAVLRELLKNTLEEAGFEKLNFTENGEDAWEFLTSEEGKNIDILITDIEMPKMDGHHLTKRVKEDTTLENMPVIIFSSLITGDIFHKGEVVGADAQISKPEIGDLVRKIDTILK, encoded by the coding sequence ATGGAAGATAGAAAAGGCATACTTCTAGAAAGTGGTACAAATGAACTGGAAATTATATTATTTCATATTGCTCACGGTACATTCGGAATAAATGTATTAAAAGTGAAAGAAATTATCAAACCTCTTGCATTGACAACGATGCCACATTCACACCCGAATGTAGAAGGGATTATTCGTTTGAGAAATGAAGTGATTCCTGTTATCGATTTAGCAAAAGCGGTAGGTTATCCTAAATCAGAAGATCCAGAACAAGATAAGCTCATCATAACTGAACTAAATAAAATGAAAGTTGCTTTCCACGTTCATGCGGTCTCCAATATTAAACGTGTTTCTTGGGAAGAAATTGAAAAGCCGACACAATTGAGCCAAGGATTGAAAGAAGACACAATCGGAATTATTAAAATGAAAGACGAAGAGACAGTTTTACTTTTAGATTATGAGAAAATTATTTATGACATAATTCCGGGTTCAAGAATGTCTTCTGCTAAGCTTGCTGGACTTGAAAAGAAGGATCGTTCTAAGAAGAATGTTTTAATAGCAGAGGATTCTGCAGTATTGCGTGAGCTATTAAAGAATACGCTAGAGGAAGCAGGCTTCGAAAAGTTAAACTTTACCGAAAATGGCGAAGATGCTTGGGAATTTTTAACGAGCGAAGAAGGGAAAAACATAGACATTTTAATCACCGATATTGAAATGCCGAAAATGGACGGACATCACCTGACTAAAAGAGTGAAAGAAGACACAACATTAGAAAATATGCCCGTCATTATCTTTTCTTCACTTATTACTGGTGACATTTTTCATAAAGGTGAAGTCGTTGGAGCAGATGCACAAATTAGTAAACCTGAAATCGGCGATCTCGTACGTAAAATTGATACAATATTAAAATAA